In Patescibacteria group bacterium, the following proteins share a genomic window:
- a CDS encoding ferredoxin — protein MRKPAVDKAKCIGCGTCTILAPKTFKLGNDGKAEIINPSGDEEEKIKEAVDSCPVEAIYLGK, from the coding sequence ATGAGAAAACCTGCCGTTGACAAGGCAAAATGTATTGGTTGCGGCACCTGCACAATTCTTGCCCCCAAAACATTTAAGCTTGGAAATGATGGCAAGGCGGAGATAATTAATCCTTCGGGTGATGAAGAAGAGAAAATAAAGGAAGCGGTTGATTCTTGTCCAGTTGAAGCAATTTATTTAGGTAAATAA
- a CDS encoding DsbA family protein: MAEEKKERSLTTIIIFVLALIVAFLIGMFVMRFLGQGGEGKKEIAQASPAPQAAQEQGEVLGEEQIKKIESGGAAVKGEENAPVTIVEFSEYQCPYCGKYVMESYPQILEEYGDQIRYIFHDFPLQFHAHAQKMAEAARCAGDQGQYWQMHNLIFENQEEWSGKESVDADIDNFVSQLNLLNKAEFDTCLDSGKYTQVIETDRDLGLEVGVQGTPTFFINGQMLVGAVPFSNFKTIIEAELAK, translated from the coding sequence ATGGCAGAAGAAAAAAAAGAACGAAGTCTAACTACCATAATTATTTTTGTCTTAGCCCTCATTGTCGCTTTTTTGATAGGAATGTTTGTGATGAGATTTTTAGGCCAGGGTGGGGAGGGAAAAAAGGAAATTGCCCAGGCGAGTCCTGCTCCTCAAGCCGCTCAAGAGCAAGGAGAAGTGCTTGGTGAAGAACAAATTAAAAAAATTGAGAGTGGAGGAGCGGCGGTTAAAGGTGAAGAAAATGCTCCCGTGACAATTGTTGAATTTTCTGAATATCAATGTCCTTATTGCGGTAAATATGTAATGGAGAGTTATCCTCAGATATTGGAGGAATATGGTGACCAGATTCGTTATATCTTTCATGATTTTCCTCTTCAATTTCATGCCCATGCTCAAAAGATGGCTGAGGCCGCCCGTTGTGCCGGCGACCAAGGCCAGTATTGGCAAATGCATAATCTTATTTTCGAAAACCAAGAGGAGTGGTCTGGGAAAGAGAGTGTGGATGCTGATATTGATAACTTCGTTAGTCAGTTGAATTTATTAAACAAAGCAGAGTTTGATACCTGTCTTGATTCAGGTAAATATACTCAAGTAATAGAAACTGATAGAGATTTAGGATTGGAGGTAGGCGTTCAAGGAACACCAACTTTCTTTATTAATGGTCAAATGTTAGTTGGTGCCGTGCCTTTTTCAAACTTCAAAACGATTATTGAGGCTGAATTAGCCAAGTAA